ACGATGTGTGAAGGACAGGCGCAATGGAAGGTCGAAAACTGCTTTACCTAATCCGCCATGCGCAAGCCGAACGGGCTCGGGCAGGCGTGGGGGATGCCGATCGCACGCTGACAAGAGAAGGACGGGAAGATACGGTACTCGCGGCGCGCGGTCTCAAGCGGTTGGGCGTGAAATTAGATGTGGTGCTGACAAGTCCGCTACGCCGGGCGCAGGAAACTGCCCGTTTGTTGGCTTTAGGACTTCAGGTGGATGTCGTCAGGCACGATGCGTTAGCTCCCGGGTCACCGCCGGATGAGCTGCTACTATCCCTTGCGGAATTCAGCAATGCGGCCTCGCTTGCACTTGTTGGTCACGAGCCTGACATGGGTCGGTTAGCCTCGGTGCTGTTGGTGGGCGATCCACTGAGGATCGAAATGCCGTTCAAACCAGGGCAGGTCGCAGCCGTGGAAGTCGGCGCGATTCCGCCCCGTTGTCCCGGACTACTCCGTTGGTTCGCCACTCAGCAGCAGCTCAGCTTCATCGGCTCCTAACTGTTGTGATTCCAGCGCTTGTCCAGAATGCTTCTCGGTCCAGTCGTGCTGGGAACCTTGCTCTTGTTCCGCAAATTCTGGCTGCACGGTGGTGCTGGTGTCGTCCTGTTGGTACTCCGCGCCATCCGGTGCTCCTGAGGGACTGTCCACTTCGGGGTCCTGCCCGGCTACGGCATCCCCATCAGACTCGCTGGGCTGGAGCCGCCGCACGCTTAGTTCCAGACTGGTTAGCGTTTCCTGTGGACTTGCGAGCGGCGGGGCCTCGAAGAATAGCGGCCCTGACGCGGGCACGAACTTCATGT
The Candidatus Binatia bacterium DNA segment above includes these coding regions:
- the sixA gene encoding phosphohistidine phosphatase SixA, with protein sequence MEGRKLLYLIRHAQAERARAGVGDADRTLTREGREDTVLAARGLKRLGVKLDVVLTSPLRRAQETARLLALGLQVDVVRHDALAPGSPPDELLLSLAEFSNAASLALVGHEPDMGRLASVLLVGDPLRIEMPFKPGQVAAVEVGAIPPRCPGLLRWFATQQQLSFIGS